ATGACGTTTCCTAATACGGACATTTGCTCCGTATAATAGAGGCAATGGTTCAATAGTCTGCATGTCGGGTTTATATGGGTAAAGAATTTATAGTTTCAGCCGGGTTTAAGCCTGCCGGTGATCAGCCTGAGGCGATCAAAAATCTGGTGGGAGGGATTCAGTCAGGATTGGCGTGCCAGACACTGTTGGGGGTAACCGGGTCGGGCAAGACCTTTACCGTGGCAAATGTGATCGAGCAGATCCAGCGTCCAACCATCATTATGGCTCATAACAAGACACTGGCTGCACAATTATACGGCGAGTTCAAAGAGTTCTTTCCTGACAATGCCGTTGAATATTTTGTTTCTTACTATGACTATTACCAGCCGGAAGCCTATGTACCCAGTTCCGATACCTTTATTGAGAAAGACGCCTCGGTTAATGAACATATTGAGCAGATGCGGCTGTCAGCTACTAAAGCGTTGATGGAACGTGACGATGCGATCATTGTGGCAACGGTGTCAGCCATTTACGGTTTGGGTGATCCGCAGTCGTACAAAAAGATGATGATGCATCTGGATCGGGGCGATCAGCTTGATCAACGACAGGTGTTGCGCAATCTGGCCGAGCTGCAATATACCCGTAACGATACAGAGTTAAGGCGTGCTACCTACCGGGTGCGCGGTGATGTGATCGACATTTTCCCGGCAGAATCGGAAAAGGAAGCGGTTCGGCTGGAGCTGTTTGATGATGAACTGGAAGCGATCAGTCTGTTTGACCCATTGACAGGGGAGGTATTACAGAAGCTGCCCAGAGTGACCATCTATCCGAAAACCCACTATGTGACGCCCAGGCAGACCATTATTGATGCCACGGATGCCATTAAGGCTGAGCTAAAAGAGCGTCTGGAGGTATTACGTAATAATAACAAGCTGGTTGAAGCCCAGAGGCTGGAGCAGCGCACCCGTTATGATCTTGAGATGATGCTGGAGCTGGGTTATTGCACCGGGATTGAAAACTATTCACGACACCTGACTAAAACTTCACCGGGAACCCCCCCTCCTACCCTGTTTGATTATATTCCTGATAACGCCTTGCTGGTGATTGATGAATCCCATGTGACGGTTCCGCAGATCGGGGCGATGTATAAAGGCGACCGTTCCCGCAAGGAGACACTGGTCGAGTTCGGTTTCCGTCTGCCGTCGGCTCTGGATAACCGGCCATTAAGGTTTGAAGAGTGGGAAGACAGACGACCACAGACAATTTTCGTATCAGCGACACCCGGCAAGTATGAGGAAGAGCATCAGGATCAGATTGTTGATCAGGTAGTACGACCAACCGGCCTGGTTGACCCGGTTATTGAGGTTCGTCCGGCATCGACCCAGGTGGATGACTTGCTGTCGGAGATTAACCAGACGGTTGATAAAGGTGAGCGGGTGCTGGTGACTACGCTGACCAAACGTATGGCGGAAGACCTGACCGAATACCTGGGGGAACACGGGGTTCGGGTACGTTATCTGCACTCGGACATCGATACCGTTGAACGGGTCGAGATTATCCGGGATCTGCGTATTGGTGCATTTGATGTGCTGGTGGGTATTAACCTGTTGCGGGAAGGTCTGGATATGCCGGAAGTGTCGTTGGTAGCGATACTGGACGCGGATAAAGAAGGCTTTCTGCGTTCTGATCGCTCTTTGATTCAGACCATAGGCCGGGCGGCACGGAACGTGAACGGACGAGCCATTCTGTACGCT
Above is a genomic segment from Endozoicomonas euniceicola containing:
- the uvrB gene encoding excinuclease ABC subunit UvrB, producing MGKEFIVSAGFKPAGDQPEAIKNLVGGIQSGLACQTLLGVTGSGKTFTVANVIEQIQRPTIIMAHNKTLAAQLYGEFKEFFPDNAVEYFVSYYDYYQPEAYVPSSDTFIEKDASVNEHIEQMRLSATKALMERDDAIIVATVSAIYGLGDPQSYKKMMMHLDRGDQLDQRQVLRNLAELQYTRNDTELRRATYRVRGDVIDIFPAESEKEAVRLELFDDELEAISLFDPLTGEVLQKLPRVTIYPKTHYVTPRQTIIDATDAIKAELKERLEVLRNNNKLVEAQRLEQRTRYDLEMMLELGYCTGIENYSRHLTKTSPGTPPPTLFDYIPDNALLVIDESHVTVPQIGAMYKGDRSRKETLVEFGFRLPSALDNRPLRFEEWEDRRPQTIFVSATPGKYEEEHQDQIVDQVVRPTGLVDPVIEVRPASTQVDDLLSEINQTVDKGERVLVTTLTKRMAEDLTEYLGEHGVRVRYLHSDIDTVERVEIIRDLRIGAFDVLVGINLLREGLDMPEVSLVAILDADKEGFLRSDRSLIQTIGRAARNVNGRAILYADKLTGSMDRAIKETERRRTRQMTHNEQHGIVPKSVQKSVADILEGAVTPGKKRGARTRKVAEPEAVYEVALTPEDMAKKISELESQMMEHARNLEFEEAASVRDQISRLRDKALK